Within Rhipicephalus microplus isolate Deutch F79 chromosome 9, USDA_Rmic, whole genome shotgun sequence, the genomic segment TGCAAGTGCAGGACTTGACGTAGAGGCAGAgagggaggaagaaaaaaaactaagaaaaccaAAAGCCATTGCTGACGACGCAGTGGCCCCAGCTTGCACTAAAAGGTCCAGCCTGAGGAAAATTGCGCTGCGGAGCGGCGGTACCCAGGAAAAGTTGACAACGAGGAAAAGACGCCCGCACTCACGAAGAACGGCACATCCAACAACTCTCCACTCATGCGCCCCGCCAACCTctggaagggggggagggggagcacTTGCAACACTTGGTGACCGTgggggataaaaaaaaaaacaactcactgCAGCATCTTCTCCAGTTTCGTTTTTTCGGTCCTCATAGACGGATGCCAGCACCCGGAGTGGGGTTGGAGCAACACCGTGCCACTCAAACACAGCAGTGCAACACAAGGTGCGCCAACAGAGCAGCCAGTGGAAGAGTAGTGCAGCGAGCAGGCGAAAGCTGGGCCGTCTTTCACGCTTTTTGCgtccggtcttttcggaaaagaGGCAGGCCGCTGGTTTCGAAGCCAAGGATTGGGACAGCCTTGCAGAGACCCAAAAGGCAACGCAGACACTGCAGCCCAACGTACAGAGCCCACTGAGAGAGCGATCAAGCTTCACCAACCAGTAATTACATGCGCCTCGATGTTCTCGCAAGGCTTCAGAGAGCAATCTCCAAATTTTGTCAAGCTCTCGCTAATCTTCGCCTCTCGCCAAGGTCACACTTACACAGCGGGTTTCTGCGCAAAAGGAGTAACTGCTTGAGGAAGAGGGCTGGTGATCTGCACTGCTTCGCGTTGACAAGCGGTCCCAAGTCGTGGCCGTACGGTTGCAACGCGAGTAAGACAGCTGCGCTATCACACTGCAGCCACGACTCGACAGGTACGCAAACCATTCACGTAAAGGCAGAATCACCCGAAATCCAGCCAAAATTCTGAAATTATGAAATTTCTGGATGTCAAATTCAGTCTTCGCAGGTGTCAATGCCTGTGCTGACAAGCTCTCTCGGTTGCCTTGTTAAGGTTTCGAAGCAGGAATAAGTGTGTTGGGGGTGGGGCGCACTTAAAAGCCTAATTGATGCCTGCACAGCTCCAATCCCGAAGGCACCTTGCAGCCTTGCTGAATGCCTCGTTTGTTCCCAATGGGTGTGATCAGGTGGCGCGTCTACCAGAGCTGGGAGGCGTCGGAATCGCGTTGCGGCACAGCTCGGCTGCAGTCACAGACGCCGGAAACACAGGCGTGGGAAGTGACCTTAGACGAGACCTCGtgtcccttccttttttttttttgcccttggcAGCGATTCTTCAGTTACCATGAGGGCAGATGAGCTTCAAGGCCTGTGAAACCTGGAAACAATAAAATTCACACAAATTGGCAGTTTGAATGACTTCCCTTTTCCTGTAGGCCAAGAATGTGCGTTCCAGTGTTGCGAATCAAACATGAGCATGTAAAACGCGCAACAGCGCCGAGTCCCATTCTGTGTGCTGGCCGTTCATGCCTGCAATTTGATACTTAATGCTAAACCAACAACAATCCCAAATTCTCAGTGTTTCTCACCAGCGCACATTTGCACATCTAATGGTGGCGCTGAACGCATTCAAGAGAAGGTTAATTTCTAGTTGCATGTTTTTGCCCCTGCTTTCAAGGCTACATTTCGTTTTTTTGACAATTTGCACTGAACAGAACCTGCAGCATTTGCATTCGTCAGCAGTGACGGCACCGGCTACTAAACCACTGTGGGTGTGCAATAAAATAGAAAAACTGAAAAAGCTTCATATAATGGCACCTCATCATATGACACTGAAAATACAAACTAGAAAAACCCTTAAACCACCATTCCAACTTTCTTACCGTGTCAGGGTAATCATACGTTTATGTTCCCGAGACACCCTTGTCATGTGCCCAATAGCCGAAATGCTTAGCCACTTCccaaataatttttaataagcagAAAGAGGTCacaccgaaaccgaaacccaaccaCAGTGCTGTCAACATACGACGTACTACTTGGTAAGAACCGGAAATCCTCCTAGGCACATCTGTCTCGCCAACGCGGAATCGTAAACTGCGAAAACTGGGAAGAGTAGACGCTCCACAGATATGTGACCGCGTTTCATAGCTTCCGGACAATAACACTATGATTCGTACAATTAATGTACAAAATGGTATATTGTTTGCAGAGACGTCCGCTGTATGAGGATTCTACTGTACATCCAAACTTCACCATGGCAACGGCTTCTTACCAATTGCTTCGACCTGTTATGACCACCACATAGAATGGCATCTTTGTTCAGGTCGGGAACGCAGGCACAACTCTAGCAGTGCGCAGGGAGAAAACCACCTGTTGCCAGAGAGCAACACGGGGTGGTGTGGATAACATACCTAGTGAGGTGCCTGCTGTCTTCATGAACCTCCATCTCCATGCTTTTGAATTCATTCAGTTCTTTCCTAATGGCAGCCTGCGCAAAATCCATATGCAACATCCAGTGAGCATCAGTCACTCCGAGAAAgcatctaatttttttttttttagcccaaCATCCGCATACTATAATTAACACGAATAAAACAAAACACTACAGGGTAATTGTAAAACTGGAGGTTCTTTTGCCAGCAATGGCATGCAGTTATATTTAGGGGTGTGAGAATATTTGAAAGTTTAGAATATTCGTCGAACATTGCACTCGTAGTATTCGTATTAGATTTAATAACGAGATATTTGAAAAGTTTGCATATTCTAAGTAACTTGAATATTCAAACTTTTCGTATGCGTTCACATATATTACAGTAAAGCACTTCTGATTTTATGCCTTTACGATAAGTGCATCAACAGTAGACCATGCAGTGATTACTGCGACTTCGGCACGAGTACTACTACAATGAAGTGAAGTTTTATTTCCTTTCACACAAAGGAGAAAGCCGGGGCTAAAGGCTGGGATGCCTGCACCGAAATACACAGGGGAGTGCGATAACGGCTATCAACAAACATGCTGGCATATCATTGGGACAGATCCACCAATGATAAACATATTAATCTTGGACCGTCTGCTCGGAAGCATGTGTGACTTAACGGTTTAGTACTGTTACCGCTAGTGTAAGACGACTGTACTCGGCAAGTGTAAGAACGTGCCGGTCGCTGCCGAGCCTTTGCGCACTGCAACGCTTGCAAGTGTGTATTCTTCATCGAAATGACGCCAACTTGTCACTCCTGCATTGGCCAGATAAAAACCATCGCACTTTTGCATGGTATGGTGCCAAGGGAGCCGGTGCCACGCGAGCATGAACAAAAGATGTCATTGCGAAAGGGCAAATGCATCACTATGGCAGCATCCAATCCggatgtgtacttttttttcttccccgatttctttcttttgcttttttgcacGAGTTGTGTGTCGTTTGCCGTGGCGTAGTTGCCATCCGACAGTCCAAGCACATGCATTGTTGAGCTCCTGTCGCCTGGCATTAGTGGAGTCTTTAAACCGTGTAAAAAAAGGCGCGCCTCTCATTGCTGGTGACCAAAAAATGCGTTATAAAGGACACGCAGTGTGAATTTTTTCAACTTCCTTGACTTACATTATAAGCAATCTACAAGGTATAAATATTATGACAAAGGTGGGCATGGTCTTAAACATCCGACATATGAATGAAATGTGCCAGCTTTTTGCAAGAATCGTAGTATATTGGTTCTTTGCATTGTAATTGCTGTCTGAACTGAATTGGTGATAACAGCCGAGAAGCTTCTGATATGCGATGGTTTGAGTCTTGCATTGAGTTAACTCAAACACTGTTTAGCCAGCCAAGAACAGACACCcggaagaaaagagagagagagagagagagagagagagagagagagagagagagagagagagagaacagttACATGTCTTGAAGCCATGATTCACGGATATGAGGGTATTTCCATTGAAAGCGCAACTTTGTAGTAACAACAATCAGCTTTCAGCAAAGCAGTGTAAAATTCAACAGTGCTACACAATCCAGTCTTAGCTGTTTCTCAAGTTCTGACAAAATGCcctattaattgattgatatgtagagtttaacgtcccaaaaccactatatgattatgagaggcgctgtagtggagggcttctgaaatttcgaccgcctggggttcttcaacgtgcacccaaatccgagtacacaggcctacaacatttccgcctccatcggaaatgcagccgccacagccgggattcgatcccgcgacctgcgcgtcagtagccgagtaccttagcccctagaccaccgtggcagggccaaAATGCCCTATTACCTTATCTTTCGGCGTCAACCTGGTCCACGGCTTGTCGGCCCTGCGGTCGTAGTCTTGTGCCTGCGTCACCTCGACGTAGTCGTTGAAGCGAATGATCTTTCGCTCCTTCAGTTCCTCAATGGTGGGCCGGAAGCTCAACTGCCGGAGGCAAAACAAAGGTGCTTCTAAAGCCGAGAGTATATAATAATTCCCGGCGTTTTGCGTCCCACAACAGCGATGAGATTATGAgaaatgctgtagtggagggctctagaaatttagaCTAGCCGGGGTTCTTTAATGAACCGTCAGCGACAAATGAAGCCCGagcagcggcaagccttcgcaatAGTTGCACGCTGTACACTAATCGTCACGAACAGGCATGCATATGTGCGCAGAGCTACCAAACAGGATGTGCACGCCTATCAATAGTGAGAACTAGATGGCACACACTacaccatcgcgaaggcttgccgctgttcgggtttcatttgacacaGGCAGTACGCCTAAATCTAAGGACACGTGCTTTAAGATTTGCTTCCATTGAAATGTGGCTGCCACAGATGGTACtcaatcccgcaaccttcggCTCACCATTTGAGCACCATAACCTATATACTACATTGTGGTGGGTTTTTAAAACTGACAAAAGCTGTGCCAGGTTGTTCACTTTTGAAGGCAAACATTGTTCGCTCTAAAATGGCATGCCCTAAATCATTTTTTTCTCGACTGCGAGAAAATTTCAAAGCCCAGATGCGAATTCTGCATCAAAATACATCACCAAGGACCAGCACTCTAGGTAAAACGAAATTCCAAACGCATGTCTCTGCAAGTATTTTTGCAGTGTGGTATGTATTTCTCACAAACTACTAGTTCGCATCGTTCCCACTATCCGAACTAGTTCGACAACTAGAGCATGCTGAACAAGGTGTTCAACCATTCATGAAAAATGGCTTGTCCGAAAAAGGCACATTAATTACCTAAGGATTCACTAGTCTAAGTCACCAGTCTACAAAGTTCCTTCCCTTTTCAATAGGTGTGAAAATTAAGGTACTGATGATCATGCCTTAACTCGGaaataaattactttttttttgttttttaatgatCCATGATGCCTGTGTGCGAGAACAAGTATTTAGACCTGTGGAACAATTGCTGAAATTATCACTTTCTATCCCAATATACTTATGGTATTTACTTCTAGTTTGGTTCTGACATGAACTTGCATTGTTCTACTGCTTTTTGCTTTTTCTATAACTCAGATGACCGCTGTTGTACACAAGCTCATTTCTTATGTGTTTTTCATTAAGACAACCCATGTACACTTGTATACTATGCTGTCTATAATACTCTCAACCTGTTCGCAACAACTTTTCCCCTGAAGGACCCCCAACAACTTGTAAAGAAATGTTGGAAATAAAGATTGATGAATTGATTCTATGCGAAATCGTGAAGCTCTTGTGTGTAAGAACTCATACCAAAACTTAAGACATTCCGCCACTAGCAAGACATTAGTACTtcagtaacattttttttttttaaaacaatttcacacacgaaaaaaaaaaaaaattcaacgaTGTTTGAATCATTGAAGGCATTAGCATTTAAAGTTTGGATGATGGAGGAAAACGATGTTTTTTCAGGACACATGCATCAAGTAATCGTGAAGGACACTAGATTGCTAGATGCACGATATACACCGAAGTAATACACGGAACTATGCAGCTGTAGCGACTGCACATGAAATGCAGCAAACACTACAACTACCACTACTACCACTACGACCATGGCTACTGCTATAGGCACGAACCCCTATCCCAGTAGATTCTAGGAGGTATCGAATCTGAAGGGGATCATAAGGCTCACTATACAGGTTACATTATATATAAAATGTCTGTGAGCACACAATGTGTATAGTTTGTCGTCTTCACCAATGCATACAAATCAACGTAATTATCATTACCATTCTCGTTGGGTGTTCTGTCTTTGGTTTGTACTTTGTTGTAAATACGACAATTGCACTGCAGTTTCAGACTTACACAATTGTAGGTCAACCCCTTTTGTATTATTTGAAATCCAAATTTGGGCGGCCAACCAAGAATCAAAAACCAGTTTCAGCTGTAAAGTCTTCGTGAaaatgatcccccccccccccccccaccgcatTCCCACAAAGCTAGCTTTTCTGCACAGCTTTCAAGCACTACTGTGAAGGAACCATGACCCACCAAAattctactgttttttttttttttttgcagacaacGCAAATAAATTTTATTGAAATGTGCTCGtgctgctctttttttcttttcttgacgTGCCAATTTAGGGGGGTTCACCTACATTCGAGTCGACATAAAATCGCATAAATaccgtacctgacgtcgtctcaaaTGTTTTATATATCAATAATATTTCAAGAGGTTTCTACAACAGTTTCATGTGCATAATTCGTCTTAGGTGGGATTGATATACGTTTGCTCGGCCATAGCACATCTCCGCACAAGTTTCTATCACAAAACCCATTTTCCTTAGACCTACGGTTCGACAAGGATGTGACAGTTTCAAAAGATATTTAAAGATGGAATAATAATTATAGAAAGCCAGTGTGCCACTTACCTTCCGTATTAATACTTTCTTCTTCTGCTCCTTTTCCTTCTTGAGCTCTTCGGCAGTCTGGACTGAAAAGTTGAAACCAAAGTTTAGACCTGGACAAGCAGCGCAGTTATACACACGTCTTGAGCAACAAAACACTACCCGTCTAACAAAGTGACTAAAAAAAGGAAGCAACTCACGCTTGAGAATATTCCTTTGTTCTAGCTCTTCAGGCGTAGGACGCAAACTTAGCCTCCTGTAagcaggcaaagaaaaaaagagaacataTTAATTTCATAAGCTTAAGTGTCAAAGGTTTGATTTGCATGACGTTCAGCACAAAACAGTCACCCAAAAAGAAGAGTCCAAATCATTAGACCCAAGGCACCGGGTATAACTAATGTGGTTAAAGAGAAGTGTATAGCCACCAATACACTCACTCCTCCGGCTTAAGTGTAAGTGTTGACAAATAAATTGGCATTTTTGCATGGTATACACGACACAGAACATTACCATAACATTGGTGTAATCTCAAGATGGTGCACAATATAACGTACAGTATAATGGTCTTATCTGCTACTTTTTGCTGTTCTTCAACTCCAAAACGACAATCCCAATCAACCCCCACGTGGTAATGAGTACTATAAATAATCTTCTGCACTGGCATACGCGGTCGTTGCACTTGGAAAAACTCTGACGGGGCACCAAAGATAACGTGCCGCCAGCCAGCGGTGCTTACGTCGAGTGCCACATGTTGCCCCAAGTGTAAATAAGCGACAGTATCTTGGATCTTGCCCATCAATGAAGACATTTGCTTACACTTCGCCAACTTGCATCCAAAGCTACTGAGCGCAATGTATTCTGTGAGAATGAAATAAGCGACGAGAGAGGTGAATTTTCGTCGCATAGATGGTCAGTGCCTGGACATGTGCTGCGAAATGTTTTTAGTCTTTTCAGTAACGGACAGACCAGTCACTCATTGATAAAGATCACTGTGCGACGGCAGTGAGACCTTCGAAAATAAGCATTGGAAGATATCAAAGGTGTGCTGGCCGGCGATACTCATGAAATTATGGCTTATTGCTGACAACTTTGTCACAGATATCCGCAGCTATCCACTCGGCTGCATGTGTGGTGTGAACTGTTCGGATTGACGGCGGTACATGCAGTAATGGAGTATACAAGCACGCAATACTGTGGTTTGCAACTTCGCCGCTGCTGCGCCGTGCGAGATAAATTGCACGCCATTTTCTAGAAACGAAAGTAACTCAACTGCTTGTGTAAGCGGCACGAGCACCGAGGAACGTTGATGCACTGACAGCGAGTGTACACGGAGTGTTTCATTAGGCGACATCCTAAACGTGCCACACCTTGTCGTGCAGGACCGGCGTAGCAACGCGGACGTAGAGTGTGCATTGCTTGCAAAGTGCTTGTCTTTACCACGTTGAAAAAACAGGCTACTTGCTGCACTCATGCACGATCCGAAGTGAAGCGGGCACAATTAGAGCATAAATGCGCATTATACATCAAGCAGCCCGACAGTGATGGCCCGAGCAAAGTAGGCAACATGCTGCACATAACTAGCCAGGAATAATCGGCTCAATGTGGCAGTATCATGCTTCAATGAAATGGTGTCAGTGCATTGAAAAGGATTACTTAAATGCAGCAGTGTCACAACGTAAAAGGCTCAACTTGTCACTGGAGAGGTTTTTAGCACTTTTCAATAGAAATCTGCAAAGAAATAGCGGACTGCTCGATAAGAGCACGTTTTTGAAGGAAAGTCCCTATACAGATAACTGCGAATATAACGACCTCTTCTCCCGACCCCTCCGAGTTCGCTCAAACTTGTTCGACTGTAATGTAAAAACAGCAGCATACGGCATCAAACAAAACATGGAGTAATTAAATTAATACCACTGCATTAGcaagcaacaaaaacaaaaaaatgtacagaGTATCAGTGGCGCACCTTGTTAATTTGTTTCCAACCGCCTCCCGCGACTCCTGCCGTTCGCGATCAGACTGCATCTGCAGGATGTTTTTGTCGATGAGCTCCTGCCGGTCGGGCCGCTGGGAAAGCTTGAGGGCCAGCGAGTCCTTGCGTGCTATCTTGGCGGCCAGGCGACCTGCAGGGTCAAACGTGGCTTAGTGAGGCACTCTTTTGCGAAGCGGAACTTCCGATACGATGAAAGAACTTGCGACGGTCCTTTTGATTCTTCTTTAAAGACAAGTCTACAGTGTAGAAGCGGTAAAGGGTTTGTAAGACaatagtcatagcgcgagaacagatcgacgtcacagagacaagaaggacatgtgTCTGTGtcatctctgtgtcgtcgttctattctcgcactataattatcgtcatgtcacaccaactagcccaagctgtcacacttctAAGGTATGCAAGACTTTCAGGTAGCGGCTGCTCGTAGTCGGTAACACACCTTGCTCGTCGTCGCCGTAGTAGTCGCGCCAGTTGATTGGACCGTCCTCGTCCGAGTCCGAGTGGTTGTCACCTCCAGCGGACGGGGGTGGAGGGGGCCAGTGGTTCTCCTTGTTGCTGCCCTCGTGCAGTTGCAACCCGGGAGGCAGGGGACTCTGGGCGCCACTGGGGCTCAGGTGAATCCGCGTTGGCCGCAACCTGTATGTTGGTCACAAGACGTTCATATCCGGCAGGGAGAGTGCACCTTAGCAAGTCTGTTGCTCGACATCGATGCACTCGCCAGTGTAAACCTACATTGTAGCTGAACCGATGGACAAACAGAATCAGCCGATCCATAAATTCAAAATAGGACTGTGGCCAACAGATATAGTGTTCTTTGGCCCCATTTTGATTCAACTGTGCCGGTTCTTTTACAAAAGCTTTTATATACACATGACATTCAAGGAAAGACCGAGAAGATATGATGCCAAGGGGCAAAAAGCTACATTAAGAGGGCACAACAAGGAAACGGCTAAAGAATCTCCTAAGCTTCTCTGTACGTTCACTAGTGCAACAAGGCATAGAGCACATTTTTCAGCCTGATCAATCTTTCCTCTGCTTTCCACTATAAAATAATGGGCCATGTCTTTGTAACTGAACTTTTGAATTCAAAAGAAACCCGAGTGAGCTGGTAGGAATTCATTATGGAATGCAGTATTTAGCACAAAACAAAgagacacaataaaaaaaatattggttTGTTTTGCTGCCTTATGTTCGTGCTTGTGTGGGTGCTAAATCTTGCCAATCTGAGGTGCTTGAACCCAAATGGAAGAGCTTTACGCAAGTGCATTGACCCTCCCCTCCGGACGTAATCATCACCTGGCTTGTGCCGCCGTCAGCTGCTGCTGTGTCGCGTGGGCCCCGTTGACCTGCTGCTTCTTGAGTGCGCTCTTGCGGGGCAGGGCGGAACTCCGTGGAGGCTCCTTGGCCGGGATCTCCTCTACGAGGGGTCCTCCGCCCCCACCATCTCCTCCAGCCGGCGAGGCTGTTGTCCGGGCGGGCACAGTCGCCTCGCAGATGTCGCCCGTAACCCCCGAGTCGTCCGAGTCGTCGCCCTCGGGGGGTACCAACCGGCGCGGCGGCAGGGGCGTCTGCTGCCGTGGCGGTTGCTGCTGCGTCGGGGGTGCTGTGGGAGACCCTTCTTGCGACGCAGCGGCGGCCGCCATCTGCCGGTTGCGCTCCGCCATGGCGGCAAACCTCAGGTTTAGGCTCGAGGCCACTGCGTTTGAGACGAGAGAAGAAGGTGCAACAACGGAGAGCTAGGATGAGGATCGCTGCAACGGAAGCGGGAACTTGGACGATCGTCACCAAAGACTTATACTTCCCCTTTATCAATGTACAGTGGACCCGTAGTAAATGAAAATTTCTCAAACAAAACTTCTGCTTAAATGTAACAGCTGTCTCTAACATTATTGGTTTAATACTTGGATTCTAAACCCTTGTTCAACTCTCTGTAAACGAACCTACTGTTGAACAAAACATATTTTCCTGGTTCAGCTTAGCAAAAGAGTATTGTATATTGTATATAGCTATGTGCTTTATACAGGGTGCTTCAACTAATTTGTACCTAGGATCAACAAAACAAAATGTATGTGCTAGGCATGGCGAATTGGCTCACTATTATTCAGAGCAGTGTGGAGCGTACCAGGATATTTCTTCAATCTGCCAAGCTGGGCAATTCACAAAAGCTGCATCACTTTTTTCATCAACTCTATCAATAAATCTTCTCTACTAAAATTGTAGCACTTGTTTTGAGATGTCAGAGTATTGCATCTATGGTAATAAAACTGTATTCGATAAGCTGGTTAACAAAGTCTGCTTAATCAACTtttaaaatagcaaaaaaaaaatcccataGGAAAGTTGTAACATCTCTTCAGCAACATCAGATTATTCCATCTATGTCAAGATAGCTGCAGTTATAACAACAACAGAAAGCACaaaaccgagttgactggcgaaacatgggagagacctttgccatgcagtgggcgtagtcaggttgaCTTTTTCAGTTCCGGTGCTAGGTGTCATTGTTTTTACAGTGTACCTACGTGGCATACAAGCCTTTAGTCAGGTGCGCGCCATCGCCTAGAAACGCATGCACAAACTCAAGACGCCTACGGTCAGCCCCAATAGTGGTTACCGGCCCCTTCAACACCTCCAACGCCTGCCCAGACGTTGCCATTCAAGACTAACCTTCGGCGAACCGCAGCCCTAACGTGGGCGACGGGTTGGAGAACATTGGTGGGGGCGGGATGGGTCCGAT encodes:
- the LOC119163578 gene encoding uncharacterized protein LOC119163578 isoform X3 translates to MTCMLVELPPPGRPELPAFVNNGSKCGNSNMRTGSLGSNSRLPHGASSGGGGSSGVVEVSKHASRLATLSRLFKPWKWKRKKKSDKFEQTSRTLERKISMRATKEELIQRGVLLSDRELGSPTQKGETVTPPSPPLPSSSPPQANGAVVSPDESSEPDSTSVIASDPASTGDEAAAAPSSETENSTTAPPILLDMSSLHLSPVGHSGGMSGGSGGGGEPPSLELLTLSALPEPPIAVNEIGPIPPPPMFSNPSPTLGLRFAEVASSLNLRFAAMAERNRQMAAAAASQEGSPTAPPTQQQPPRQQTPLPPRRLVPPEGDDSDDSGVTGDICEATVPARTTASPAGGDGGGGGPLVEEIPAKEPPRSSALPRKSALKKQQVNGAHATQQQLTAAQARLRPTRIHLSPSGAQSPLPPGLQLHEGSNKENHWPPPPPSAGGDNHSDSDEDGPINWRDYYGDDEQGRLAAKIARKDSLALKLSQRPDRQELIDKNILQMQSDRERQESREAVGNKLTRRLSLRPTPEELEQRNILKLQTAEELKKEKEQKKKVLIRKLSFRPTIEELKERKIIRFNDYVEVTQAQDYDRRADKPWTRLTPKDKAAIRKELNEFKSMEMEVHEDSRHLTRFHRP